A genomic window from Salvia hispanica cultivar TCC Black 2014 chromosome 5, UniMelb_Shisp_WGS_1.0, whole genome shotgun sequence includes:
- the LOC125190431 gene encoding uncharacterized protein LOC125190431: MCYLGCDEDETEVARQQAPGSCPYCGGKVQAVDLTSRWRFCFLPICFRFKRKYFCSLCSRRLVLYDF; encoded by the coding sequence ATGTGTTATCTAGGCTGCGACGAGGATGAGACGGAGGTGGCGCGGCAGCAGGCGCCGGGATCCTGCCCCTACTGCGGCGGAAAGGTGCAGGCGGTCGATCTCACCAGCCGGTGGCGGTTCTGTTTTCTTCCGATTTGCTTCAGATTCAAGCGCAAGTACTTCTGCTCGCTCTGCTCCCGGCGCCTCGTGTTGTACGATTTCTAG
- the LOC125189210 gene encoding protein SMAX1-LIKE 4, giving the protein MRAGGCAAQQTLSAEAAAVLKHSLGLARRRGHAQVTPLHVAATLLSSRSSLLRRACLRLQPPSHPLHCRALELCFNVALNRLPASPLHHLHPSLSNALVAALKRAQAHQRRGSQHDNHNSIPHNQLQPPLISIKVELEQLLLSILDDPSVSRVMREAGFSSTQIKSNLDEITSSSSSSSVFHCFYSTPNSPPSPPSLPSLAPPHDITKLLQIMSSRRSNAVIIADNPLTAESLISSLVSLLDVPEQIKSARVVKFQFSSVPLALMRNEEVEMNVADLKRKVDSYVAGGNVIVYVGDLKWAVDPGPAVSLLINEIGKLVAWYSSSSLVKVWLMATASYQTYVKCQMRQPPLDAVWGLQPLSVPSGGLGLALTSGIDTRIAFSENSSPVSEGKVKEEGGDDVLTCCHECRLEYEKEASFVSIQQRSFLDKEQFPSWLKPHANKEDLDQLRRKFNRQCQNLHQSHHYLNKSALFGDSETISFAYPPVRAGASTLPRFRRQQSCHIEFSFSNATPKHGARGPNLDSLKRMEDTEVKITLALGSSCVDEAKHERALLCDLLKENFPWQMEAIPLIVEALVSSDDGKFVVFRGNDGVGKRRVALAAAEAVFGSSDRLLIVKTRSHEDRVALERGLRDHGGKVVVLVEDAEFADPDLIKFLGDELETNRDSIFILATDGDTSTGCTGASPVIRMRLACTLPHQKRKAEWESGGGRGKRSRVETDEVSSNGLDLNVRADEEIGDLSPISSDLTREITMEPPHTSLAFLKRIKKRVELSWGPEQEREAREALLREFERAFNEAGGGSGFEVEEEVLEHVLRGMGMYLNSLFGKWLKDIFQTSLDGIGEKEKVSVRLCLVGEGEKEGDGFKGTSLPKRIPVSYIG; this is encoded by the exons ATGCGTGCAGGCGGTTGCGCAGCGCAGCAGACCCTCTCCGCGGAGGCCGCCGCCGTGCTGAAGCACTCCCTCGGCCTCGCCCGCCGCCGCGGCCACGCCCAGGTGACCCCGCTCCATGTCGCCGCCACCCTCCTCTCCTCCCGGTCCTCCCTCCTCCGCCGCGCCTGCCTCCGCCTCCAGCCCCCCTCCCACCCCCTCCACTGCCGCGCCCTCGAGCTCTGCTTCAACGTCGCCCTCAACCGCCTCCCCGCCTCCCccctccaccacctccacccCTCCCTCTCCAACGCCCTCGTCGCCGCCCTCAAGCGCGCCCAGGCCCACCAGCGCCGCGGCTCACAACACGATAACCACAATTCCATCCCTCATAACCAACTCCAGCCGCCCTTGATATCCATCAAAGTCGAGCTCGAGCAGCTCCTCCTCTCGATCCTCGACGACCCCAGCGTCAGCCGCGTCATGCGCGAGGCCGGCTTCTCCAGCACCCAAATCAAATCCAACCTCGACGAAAtcacctcctcctcctcctcctcctccgtaTTCCACTGCTTCTACTCCACCCCAAACTCCCCTCCCTCCCCTCCCTCACTACCCTCCCTCGCCCCGCCCCACGACATCACCAAACTTCTCCAAATCATGTCCTCCCGCCGCAGCAATGCCGTCATCATCGCCGACAATCCTCTCACCGCGGAATCCCTCATCTCCAGCCTCGTCTCGCTCCTCGACGTCCCCGAACAAATCAAATCTGCCAGAGTAGTCAAATTTCAATTCTCATCAGTGCCGCTGGCACTGATGAGAAACGAGGAGGTGGAGATGAATGTAGCGGACTTGAAGAGGAAGGTGGACTCTTACGTTGCCGGAGGCAACGTAATCGTCTACGTCGGGGACTTGAAGTGGGCTGTCGACCCCGGGCCGGCTGTGAGCCTTTTAATCAATGAGATCGGGAAGCTCGTGGCGTGGTATTCTTCGTCAAGCTTGGTGAAGGTGTGGCTTATGGCGACGGCGAGTTACCAGACTTATGTGAAATGCCAGATGAGGCAGCCTCCCTTGGATGCGGTGTGGGGGCTGCAGCCCCTCTCCGTCCCCTCGGGCGGGCTCGGGCTTGCCCTTACAAG TGGGATTGATACAAGGATTGCATTCTCTGAAAATTCATCGCCCGTTTCGGAGGGGAAAGTGAAGGAGGAAGGAGGAGATGATGTTTTGACATGTTGTCATGAATGCAGATTGGAGTATGAGAAGGAAGCTTCATTTGTGTCAATTCAACAACGATCATTTTTGGATAAAGAGCAATTTCCTTCTTGGCTCAAGCCACATGCTAATAAG GAGGATTTGGATCAGTTAAGGAGGAAGTTCAACAGGCAATGCCAGAATCTGCATCAGAGCCATCACTATCTGAATAAGAGCGCCTTGTTTGGTGATTCGGAGACGATCTCGTTCGCATATCCGCCTGTGAGGGCGGGGGCGAGCACCCTGCCCCGGTTCAGGAGGCAGCAGTCGTGCCATATCGAGTTTAGCTTCAGCAATGCCACCCCAAAGCACGGGGCGAGGGGGCCTAATCTTGACTCGCTCAAGAGGATGGAGGACACGGAGGTGAAGATCACGCTGGCTCTGGGGAGCTCGTGTGTCGATGAGGCGAAACACGAGAGGGCTCTGTTGTGTGATTTGCTCAAGGAGAATTTTCCTTGGCAGATGGAAGCCATTCCTTTGATTGTTGAGGCATTGGTAAGTAGTGATGATGGAAAGTTTGTTGTGTTTCGCGGGAATGACGGTGTGGGGAAGCGGAGAGTGGCTTTGGCTGCAGCAGAGGCCGTCTTTGGCTCTTCGGACCGTCTCTTGATCGTGAAGACGAGGAGCCACGAGGATCGTGTGGCGCTCGAGAGGGGTTTGAGGGATCATGGTGGGAAGGTGGTTGTTCTTGTTGAGGATGCAGAGTTTGCTGATCCTGATCTGATCAAGTTTCTTGGTGATGAATTGGAGACCAACCGTGATTCGATATTCATCCTCGCGACAGATGGTGACACGAGCACAGGCTGCACGGGGGCAAGCCCCGTGATCCGGATGAGGCTAGCGTGCACACTTCCTCACCAAAAGCGAAAAGCAGAGTGGGAGTCGGGCGGGGGCAGGGGAAAGAGGAGTAGGGTTGAAACGGACGAGGTCTCCTCGAACGGCCTTGACCTCAACGTACGGGCTGATGAGGAAATAGGCGACTTGAGCCCCATCTCGAGCGACCTAACTCGCGAGATCACAATGGAGCCACCCCACACTTCCCTCGCGTTTCTCAAGCGGATCAAGAAACGCGTGGAGCTGAGTTGGGGACCGGAGCAGGAGAGGGAGGCGAGGGAGGCGTTGCTGCGGGAATTCGAGAGGGCCTTCAACGAGGCGGGCGGTGGCAGCGGGTTtgaggtggaggaggaggtgtTGGAGCATGTTTTGAGGGGTATGGGAATGTACCTCAACAGCTTGTTTGGGAAATGGCTGAAAGACATTTTTCAAACAAGTTTGGATGGAATTGGGGAAAAGGAGAAGGTTAGTGTTAGGCTGTGTTTAGtaggagagggagagaaagagGGGGATGGATTCAAAGGGACAAGCCTTCCTAAAAGGATCCCAGTTTCTTACATAGGTTGA